One Nostoc sp. UHCC 0302 DNA window includes the following coding sequences:
- a CDS encoding PAS domain-containing protein, which yields MTKKDSPLILVVDDDDLTRIHLCALIKEAGYQVAEASDGSEALASYTQLHPDIVLLDALMPIMNGFQCCTQLQALPDGKDTPVLMITALDDQKSVEQAFAAGATDFVTKPFQWPVLHQRLRRLLEANRAIKELRLQTEQAQLQEAQLRMALDAARMSIWNWDLLTNKIAWSDNLDVLLGWEKGTFNDTYPAFLNLVHLGDRDRVSRAHQQAIRDGVEYDIEFRVVLPSGNIRWLASKGVVFRDAEGVAVRMSGVDMDITKRKQADEALEVHANQQAIVAELSQMALAGTDLTKLMNSCVSIVSQCLKVQSCKVLELLPDGEGLLLRAGVGWQQESAQQETLSTGMQMHPDYSLLFPDVDTVQDFEQVVSGMSVVIHGKERPFGILGAHSTKQRTFSRDDIYFLQAVANVLATAIERQRVEDALKKSEERWQLAVRGSNDGIWDWDVKTNEVFFSTRWKEMLGYEDHEISNYLDEWATRVHPDDIDLVTQAIADHFDKKTPFYTNEHRVRCKNNTYKWILHRGQAVWDENDNAVRMTSSHTDITERKLAEEQLRQSEERFQIVARATNDAIWDWDLQTNKIWWNQTVETLFGYSTEQVNSDADWWWQLIHPDDRQKTGATVRAVTVSGEQFWTTEYRFRCSNGSYAYILDRGYILYDNTGQPARMIGVMMDITDRKRVQAELQRQNLRSQLFADVTLKIRQSLQIDEILRTSVTEVQKLLHADRVLILRLQSNSSFIAVQEAVVPGLPVVLGQQIIDPCFAESYVQKYHQGRISVVPNIEQADIQACHVEFLQQFAIKANLVVPIFIKNQLWGLLIAHQCAHPRQWISWEIELLRQLADQIGIALAQSQILEQETYQRQELARSNEELQQFAFVASHDLQEPVRKIKTFGERLKAACGDKLTEQERDYLERMQNAALRMQTLIEDLLTLSRVTTRAQPFVWVNLTVIVQEVLSDLEVRIQQTGGRVQIGELPTIQADPLQMRQLLQNLIVNALKFHRPQVPPIVKIYSEFLSNQSDKISVVSELCQIIVEDNGIGFEEKYLDRIFNVFQRLHSRHEYEGTGIGLAICRKITERHHGNITAQSKPEQGARFIVTLPINTHS from the coding sequence ATGACTAAAAAAGATTCTCCCTTAATTTTGGTTGTAGACGACGACGATTTAACGCGAATACATCTGTGTGCGCTAATAAAAGAAGCAGGGTATCAGGTAGCAGAGGCGAGTGACGGTTCAGAGGCGCTAGCTAGTTATACTCAACTACACCCAGATATAGTACTGCTGGATGCTTTAATGCCGATAATGAATGGGTTTCAATGCTGCACCCAATTGCAAGCACTCCCCGATGGCAAAGATACACCCGTATTGATGATTACCGCTCTTGACGATCAAAAATCTGTCGAGCAAGCTTTTGCCGCCGGTGCAACTGATTTTGTTACCAAACCGTTTCAATGGCCAGTCTTGCATCAAAGATTACGCCGGCTACTCGAAGCTAATCGTGCCATTAAGGAATTACGACTACAAACAGAACAGGCACAACTGCAAGAAGCACAATTGAGAATGGCATTAGATGCTGCTCGGATGAGCATCTGGAACTGGGATTTGCTAACTAACAAAATTGCTTGGTCAGATAACTTAGATGTGCTTTTAGGCTGGGAAAAAGGCACTTTCAACGACACATACCCAGCTTTTCTTAACTTAGTTCATCTTGGAGATCGCGATCGCGTCAGTCGAGCGCATCAGCAAGCTATTCGCGACGGGGTAGAATACGACATCGAATTTCGAGTTGTTTTACCAAGCGGTAATATTCGCTGGTTAGCCAGCAAAGGAGTAGTGTTTCGCGACGCAGAGGGAGTAGCTGTGCGGATGTCTGGGGTAGACATGGATATCACCAAACGCAAGCAAGCAGATGAAGCACTAGAAGTTCATGCGAACCAGCAAGCGATTGTGGCAGAACTCAGCCAAATGGCTCTAGCTGGCACAGACTTGACCAAGCTGATGAACTCATGCGTAAGCATCGTATCGCAATGCCTGAAAGTTCAGTCGTGCAAAGTTTTGGAACTACTGCCAGATGGTGAGGGATTACTGCTACGTGCTGGAGTAGGTTGGCAACAAGAATCGGCTCAACAGGAAACCCTTAGCACTGGGATGCAAATGCATCCAGACTACAGTCTGCTTTTTCCAGACGTGGATACTGTTCAAGACTTTGAGCAAGTAGTTAGTGGTATGAGTGTAGTAATTCATGGCAAAGAGCGTCCTTTTGGGATTTTAGGCGCACATTCAACCAAACAGCGCACTTTTAGCAGAGATGACATTTATTTTCTACAAGCTGTTGCCAATGTTCTAGCTACAGCGATTGAACGTCAACGTGTGGAAGACGCCCTCAAAAAAAGTGAAGAACGCTGGCAGTTGGCTGTACGAGGCAGCAATGATGGGATTTGGGACTGGGACGTTAAAACTAATGAGGTGTTTTTCTCAACTCGCTGGAAAGAAATGCTTGGTTACGAAGACCATGAGATTTCTAATTATTTAGATGAATGGGCAACCAGGGTACATCCAGATGATATCGACTTGGTGACACAAGCGATCGCTGACCATTTTGACAAAAAAACTCCGTTTTATACTAATGAACATCGAGTCCGGTGTAAGAACAACACCTACAAATGGATTTTACATCGCGGTCAGGCAGTGTGGGATGAAAACGATAATGCAGTGCGGATGACAAGTTCCCATACAGATATTACTGAACGTAAACTGGCAGAGGAACAGCTGCGTCAGAGTGAAGAGCGTTTTCAGATAGTCGCTCGTGCGACTAATGATGCTATCTGGGATTGGGATTTGCAGACAAATAAAATTTGGTGGAATCAAACTGTAGAGACACTTTTTGGTTACTCAACAGAACAAGTAAATTCCGATGCTGATTGGTGGTGGCAACTCATCCACCCAGATGATCGCCAGAAAACTGGTGCTACAGTACGTGCTGTTACCGTTAGCGGGGAACAATTTTGGACGACTGAATATCGCTTTCGCTGTAGCAACGGTTCTTATGCATACATCTTAGATCGTGGTTATATCCTCTATGATAATACAGGACAACCAGCGCGGATGATTGGTGTAATGATGGATATAACCGATCGCAAACGAGTACAAGCAGAATTACAACGGCAAAACTTGCGATCGCAATTGTTTGCTGATGTCACTCTCAAAATTCGTCAATCTTTACAAATCGATGAAATACTCCGCACCAGTGTCACAGAAGTACAAAAGCTACTACACGCAGACCGTGTATTAATTTTGCGCCTCCAGTCAAATAGCTCTTTCATCGCGGTGCAAGAAGCAGTAGTTCCTGGTTTACCCGTTGTGCTTGGGCAGCAGATTATCGACCCTTGCTTTGCAGAAAGTTACGTCCAGAAGTACCACCAAGGGCGAATTAGTGTTGTTCCCAACATAGAGCAAGCTGATATACAAGCTTGCCACGTTGAATTCCTGCAACAATTTGCCATCAAAGCCAACCTTGTTGTTCCGATTTTCATCAAAAATCAACTTTGGGGACTGTTAATTGCCCATCAGTGCGCCCATCCCCGCCAGTGGATTAGCTGGGAAATTGAACTTTTGCGACAACTTGCAGATCAAATCGGCATTGCTTTAGCTCAGAGCCAAATTCTAGAACAAGAAACTTATCAGCGCCAAGAACTCGCTCGTTCTAATGAAGAATTGCAACAATTTGCATTTGTCGCCTCTCACGATTTGCAAGAGCCAGTGCGTAAGATTAAAACCTTTGGTGAGCGGCTCAAAGCTGCCTGTGGGGATAAGTTAACTGAACAAGAGCGCGACTACCTAGAACGAATGCAGAATGCTGCTTTGAGGATGCAGACATTGATTGAAGACTTGTTGACACTTTCGCGAGTTACTACTAGAGCGCAGCCTTTTGTTTGGGTTAATTTGACAGTGATTGTACAAGAAGTTTTGTCTGATTTAGAAGTACGTATTCAGCAAACTGGGGGACGTGTGCAGATAGGAGAGTTACCTACCATTCAAGCTGATCCCCTACAGATGCGGCAATTGCTACAGAACCTAATTGTTAACGCCCTCAAGTTTCACCGTCCACAAGTACCGCCTATTGTCAAAATTTATAGTGAATTCTTAAGTAACCAATCAGATAAAATTTCTGTTGTTTCTGAACTTTGTCAAATCATCGTAGAAGATAATGGTATTGGTTTTGAAGAAAAGTATCTTGATCGGATTTTTAATGTTTTTCAACGTCTGCATAGTCGCCATGAATACGAAGGCACTGGCATAGGCTTAGCTATCTGCCGAAAAATTACTGAACGTCATCATGGTAATATCACAGCACAAAGCAAACCAGAACAAGGAGCAAGATTTATTGTTACATTGCCAATAAATACGCATTCATAA
- a CDS encoding nuclear transport factor 2 family protein, translating to MTSEVLAANEAFYRAFEKKDVEAMSAVWSQGTGSFCIHPGSNVLRGWKEIRNSWAQIFKNTAYIEINIEIIATEIRDNIAYVVLIENVFQVVSGRRLEAQSTATNVFQLLGGKWYLVHHHGSPIVR from the coding sequence ATGACATCTGAAGTTTTAGCGGCTAACGAAGCATTTTATCGAGCTTTTGAAAAAAAAGACGTTGAGGCAATGAGTGCAGTATGGTCGCAGGGAACAGGTAGTTTTTGTATTCATCCTGGAAGCAATGTGCTGCGAGGTTGGAAGGAAATTCGCAATTCTTGGGCGCAGATATTTAAAAACACTGCATACATAGAAATTAATATAGAAATAATTGCTACGGAAATACGTGACAATATTGCTTACGTTGTATTAATAGAAAATGTATTTCAAGTTGTTAGTGGCAGAAGACTTGAAGCACAATCAACGGCTACTAATGTATTTCAACTTCTCGGAGGCAAGTGGTATTTAGTACACCATCATGGTAGTCCAATTGTGCGGTAA
- a CDS encoding ATP-binding protein, which yields MKSLVSDEVARLEALFQYQILDTPPEQAFDDLVFLAAQICDTPIALINLIDADRQWFKAKIGIDAQELPKNLGICPFCIQQNDILIIPDTLADERFANNVTVIGEPYVRFYAGVTLFAQKGEAIGTLCVVDRVPRQITAKQVEALHTLSRLVIKQLEIRRNLLELTKQVESQSNKETTLLDATTDAIVVRDLSNKILFWNKSAENLYGWKTKEVIGKKANELLYSESLLEHREIYKTLLKDGSWQGELQRTSKSGKDIIVESRWTLVQDGNSQAKSILVVDTDITQKRQLEKQFLRAQRMESLGTLASGIAHDLNNVLSPILMSVQLLKTKNRDHSISQLLSIVESNAKRGANLVKQVLSFARGIEGDRTVVQVKHLILEMKQIIAQTFPKSIAVNTEIQPDLLPVCADSTQLHQVLINLCLNARDAMLAGGILTITAENIFIDEKYASTYLDAHVGYYILLTVADTGIGINSAILDRIFEPFFTTKEVGKGTGLGLSTVMGIVKSHGGFINVSSIVEKGTKFQVYLPAVNTAVSQPVEDIEMPSGCGELILVVDDEIAIQEITKASLETHNYKVITASEGMEAVTLYVQYKDKISAAIIDMMMPNMDGTATIRTLQNINPKLGIIAVSGLATSEQVPINKIAQRTTFLSKPYTTQELLKSLRLVINQYS from the coding sequence ATGAAATCTTTAGTGTCTGACGAAGTAGCAAGGCTGGAGGCTCTTTTTCAGTATCAAATTCTTGACACTCCACCAGAACAAGCATTTGACGATTTAGTATTTTTAGCCGCGCAGATTTGTGACACGCCCATCGCTTTGATTAATCTGATTGATGCTGATCGTCAGTGGTTTAAAGCCAAAATCGGCATAGATGCACAAGAATTACCTAAAAACCTAGGCATTTGTCCATTTTGTATCCAGCAAAACGATATTTTGATTATTCCTGACACACTTGCAGATGAACGGTTTGCCAATAATGTAACCGTCATCGGTGAACCCTATGTGAGATTTTACGCTGGAGTAACCTTGTTTGCACAAAAAGGAGAAGCGATCGGAACTCTGTGTGTAGTCGATCGCGTACCCCGCCAAATCACTGCCAAACAGGTGGAAGCATTGCATACATTAAGCCGATTAGTAATTAAACAACTAGAGATTCGTCGTAACTTACTTGAACTGACAAAACAAGTAGAATCCCAAAGCAACAAAGAAACCACATTGCTCGACGCTACCACAGATGCAATTGTCGTGCGAGATTTATCCAACAAAATTTTATTTTGGAACAAAAGTGCTGAAAACCTTTATGGCTGGAAGACAAAAGAAGTTATAGGTAAAAAAGCAAATGAACTTTTATACAGCGAATCTTTGCTAGAACATCGGGAAATTTACAAGACTCTCTTAAAAGATGGCTCTTGGCAAGGTGAGTTACAGAGAACTAGCAAATCTGGGAAAGACATCATAGTTGAAAGTCGCTGGACACTGGTACAAGATGGAAATTCTCAAGCTAAATCAATTCTAGTTGTTGATACCGATATTACTCAGAAAAGACAGTTAGAAAAGCAATTTTTACGCGCTCAGCGCATGGAGAGTTTAGGCACATTAGCCAGCGGCATTGCTCACGATTTAAACAATGTGCTATCACCAATTTTGATGTCAGTTCAGTTGCTCAAAACTAAAAATCGTGACCATAGTATTTCCCAACTGCTATCAATAGTAGAAAGTAATGCCAAACGTGGTGCTAACTTAGTGAAACAAGTGCTGTCATTTGCTAGAGGAATTGAAGGCGATCGCACTGTGGTTCAGGTAAAGCATTTAATTTTAGAAATGAAGCAAATTATTGCTCAAACATTTCCTAAATCAATTGCAGTCAACACAGAAATTCAGCCCGACTTATTACCTGTTTGTGCTGATAGTACTCAACTGCATCAGGTACTGATTAACTTGTGTCTCAATGCTCGTGATGCCATGCTTGCGGGTGGTATTTTAACAATAACTGCTGAAAATATTTTTATTGATGAAAAATATGCCAGCACGTACTTAGATGCTCATGTTGGTTATTACATTCTCTTGACAGTCGCTGATACAGGAATTGGCATTAACAGTGCAATATTAGATAGAATTTTTGAACCATTTTTTACTACAAAAGAGGTTGGTAAAGGTACTGGATTGGGGCTATCAACAGTAATGGGAATTGTTAAAAGTCATGGTGGTTTTATTAATGTATCAAGTATTGTAGAAAAAGGTACAAAATTTCAGGTTTACTTACCAGCAGTTAATACAGCTGTTTCCCAACCAGTAGAAGATATAGAAATGCCAAGTGGCTGTGGAGAATTGATCTTGGTTGTGGATGATGAAATTGCCATTCAAGAGATAACTAAAGCCTCATTAGAAACCCATAATTATAAAGTCATTACTGCTAGTGAAGGAATGGAAGCAGTTACACTATATGTTCAGTATAAAGATAAAATTAGTGCGGCAATTATCGATATGATGATGCCCAATATGGATGGAACAGCTACTATTCGCACATTGCAAAACATCAATCCAAAACTAGGAATTATAGCTGTCAGTGGGTTAGCAACAAGCGAACAAGTACCAATTAATAAAATAGCCCAGCGCACAACATTTTTGTCTAAACCCTATACAACACAGGAATTATTAAAAAGCCTGCGTTTAGTCATTAATCAATATTCTTGA
- a CDS encoding IS66 family transposase, with amino-acid sequence MNQNLPQELDRESLNQLSKEELVDIIIEQSKVIRDLQKIILELQQEIERLKISRDLDSSNSSKPPSGDIHKKSENKKVPLQEESNQPKKKPGGQPGHQGKTRKGFGRVDRYEILRPSDCICCGNKAFAPLAVKVEKQAVAQLVERPIEIVEYQRHTCVCECCGNVQTASWSPDIVPGQDLGVRLQAFLGWVNNYAHMPYEKQQEMLWELGQIEIGLGTLVATNERIQQAIEPSINELSNWVKQTQPNVHVDETPWSVKGIKEWLWVVANSDFCLFTAADTRSRAELSAILGTEYTGVLSSDDFSVYNGYPAFAQQKCLAHLRRHFKKLIILPGLHNQAIGETFVNLIDEAFRNYAQWFESLDSLGYNDWVNQFKSKLHSSLNQWIDKAGATAGNLLRSLRDKANQWWYFLDYPEVPPDNNQAERSLRLAVTKRKVSGGSRSMERFQHTANLLTVVQTCRRQGRSVIDFFAQALLVGSLDYQSRPSLLPGY; translated from the coding sequence ATGAACCAAAACCTGCCTCAAGAATTAGATCGAGAAAGCTTGAACCAGTTATCAAAAGAAGAACTGGTGGATATCATCATTGAGCAGAGCAAGGTAATACGTGATTTACAAAAAATCATTTTAGAACTACAGCAAGAAATAGAGCGTTTAAAAATCAGTAGGGATTTAGACAGTTCTAATTCGTCGAAACCACCATCTGGAGACATCCACAAAAAGAGCGAAAACAAAAAGGTACCCCTGCAAGAAGAATCAAATCAACCGAAAAAGAAACCAGGTGGACAGCCAGGACATCAAGGTAAAACTCGTAAGGGGTTTGGCAGAGTAGACCGTTATGAAATCTTACGTCCAAGTGATTGTATCTGTTGTGGTAACAAAGCATTTGCACCCCTAGCAGTAAAAGTAGAAAAACAGGCTGTAGCGCAATTAGTAGAACGTCCCATTGAAATAGTAGAATATCAACGCCATACCTGCGTGTGTGAGTGTTGTGGAAATGTACAAACAGCCTCATGGTCGCCAGATATCGTTCCAGGACAAGATTTAGGAGTTAGATTACAGGCGTTTTTAGGATGGGTAAACAATTATGCACACATGCCTTATGAAAAACAGCAAGAAATGTTGTGGGAACTGGGGCAAATTGAAATTGGGTTAGGAACGTTAGTTGCAACTAATGAACGAATCCAACAAGCGATTGAACCAAGCATTAATGAATTGAGCAATTGGGTAAAACAGACACAACCTAATGTTCATGTGGATGAAACACCTTGGTCAGTCAAAGGGATCAAAGAATGGTTGTGGGTAGTTGCCAATTCTGATTTCTGCCTGTTTACTGCTGCTGACACTCGTTCACGAGCCGAATTATCAGCCATTTTAGGGACTGAATATACAGGGGTACTCAGCAGCGATGATTTTAGCGTTTACAATGGTTATCCAGCTTTTGCCCAGCAGAAATGTTTGGCTCATCTACGCCGACACTTCAAAAAACTAATTATTCTTCCAGGTCTTCACAACCAAGCTATCGGTGAAACGTTTGTTAATTTAATTGATGAAGCCTTTAGGAATTACGCTCAATGGTTTGAGAGCCTTGACTCCTTGGGTTACAACGATTGGGTCAATCAATTTAAATCTAAGTTGCACTCCTCACTTAATCAGTGGATTGACAAGGCAGGAGCTACAGCTGGCAACCTTTTACGTTCTTTGCGTGATAAAGCAAATCAATGGTGGTATTTTCTTGATTATCCTGAAGTTCCTCCAGATAACAATCAGGCTGAACGATCGCTTCGTTTGGCTGTGACAAAGCGTAAGGTTAGCGGTGGTTCCCGTTCAATGGAGCGGTTTCAACACACTGCTAATTTGTTGACTGTGGTACAAACCTGCCGCCGTCAAGGTAGGTCTGTAATTGATTTTTTTGCACAAGCTCTACTGGTTGGTTCTCTTGACTATCAGTCTCGTCCGTCTCTACTTCCTGGATATTAG
- a CDS encoding molybdenum cofactor biosynthesis protein MoaE, with protein MTTMLASPIKPRTEDSFAISFAPLSVDEIYARADDSANGAVVVMSGMVRNQTDGKPVVALEYQAYEPMALRVFYQIAADIRSSWTDVTRVVIHHRVGRLQVGEISVLVAVGCPHRSEAFAACRYAIDTLKHNAPIWKKEHWEDGSSSWVSIGACEQLEESC; from the coding sequence ATGACAACTATGCTAGCCTCTCCGATTAAACCAAGAACCGAAGATAGCTTTGCTATAAGCTTTGCGCCATTATCTGTTGACGAAATCTATGCCAGGGCGGACGATTCTGCCAATGGCGCGGTAGTTGTAATGAGTGGAATGGTTCGCAATCAAACCGATGGTAAACCTGTGGTAGCGCTGGAATATCAAGCTTACGAACCGATGGCATTGCGGGTATTTTATCAAATTGCTGCTGATATTCGCTCCTCTTGGACTGATGTAACGCGAGTGGTGATTCATCATCGCGTTGGGCGTTTGCAAGTTGGAGAAATCAGCGTTTTAGTAGCAGTAGGTTGTCCTCATCGCAGTGAGGCTTTTGCAGCTTGCCGCTATGCTATCGACACTCTCAAACATAATGCACCCATTTGGAAAAAAGAACATTGGGAGGATGGTTCTAGCAGCTGGGTGAGTATTGGTGCTTGTGAGCAGTTAGAAGAAAGTTGTTAA
- a CDS encoding response regulator, which yields MNSRQKTVTILMADDDEEDSLLVREALIESQLPIELYIVSNGEELMDYLYNRGRYTDNSRAPRPGLILLDLNMPKKNGLETLQDIKTDPQLRQIPVVILTTSSTEEDIYTTYNLGANSFIIKPETYASLIEVINTLGKYWFEIVELPL from the coding sequence GTGAATTCTCGGCAGAAAACCGTCACCATCTTAATGGCTGATGATGACGAAGAAGACAGTCTGCTGGTTCGTGAGGCGTTGATAGAAAGTCAATTGCCAATCGAACTGTATATCGTCAGCAATGGCGAAGAATTGATGGATTATTTGTACAATCGCGGGCGATATACTGATAATAGTCGCGCACCGCGTCCTGGCTTGATTTTGCTAGATTTAAATATGCCGAAAAAAAACGGTCTGGAAACGCTCCAAGACATTAAAACTGACCCACAACTGCGGCAAATTCCTGTAGTAATACTGACAACGTCAAGTACAGAAGAAGATATATATACAACTTATAATTTAGGTGCAAACTCATTCATTATTAAGCCAGAGACTTATGCTTCATTAATTGAGGTGATAAATACTTTAGGAAAATATTGGTTTGAAATTGTGGAACTGCCGCTATAA